The proteins below come from a single Salvelinus fontinalis isolate EN_2023a chromosome 1, ASM2944872v1, whole genome shotgun sequence genomic window:
- the LOC129853588 gene encoding chondroitin sulfate N-acetylgalactosaminyltransferase 2-like: protein MPRRSLPLQGRMRWMLLGLFLLLVLLLFAYLLECTPPADVSLVLPGLGGESHGKEYYQALLQEQEERHLSRAASLKRQIAQLKQELQEMSEKLKVLQDRKEGPGVQGLVETKDQEPGDLLEFLHSQIDKAEVNTGARLPSEYALVPFESFTSSKVYQLEMGLTRHPEEKPVRKDRRDELVEVIEAALDVINNPDEEDGQEDDVPMQRQTYTESHFTEGLYRTERDKGTLYELFFAKEDSDNFRHVTLFRPFGPLMKVRSTSVETTGVIINIIVPLAGRTEAFSQFLHNFREVCIEHDRRVHLTVVYFGQEGLQEVKSYLEKMSREASFSNYTLIPVDEEFSRGRGLDIGAHTWKKGDVLMFFCDVDIYFTLDYLNTCRLHTAPNKRVFYPVVFSLYNPAIVYGNLELAPPIESQLIHKKDAGFWRDFGFGMTCQYRSDFLNIGGFDLEVKGWGVEDVHLYRKYLRSDLIVTRTPVSGLFHLWHEKQCADELTPEQYRMCIQSKAMNEASHSHLGMLVFREEIENHLRKQAYKTQSNTEN, encoded by the exons ATGCCCAGGCGAAGCTTGCCGCTGCAGGGCCGGATGCGCTGGATGCTCCTGGGGCTCTTCCTGTtgctggtcctcctcctctttgctTACCTGCTGGAGTGCACTCCCCCAGCTGATGTTAGCCTGGTCCTGCCTGGCCTGGGAGGGGAGTCCCATGGAAAGGAGTACTACCAGGCACTGCTGCAAGAGCAGGAGGAGCGGCACCTCAGCCGCGCCGCCAGCCTCAAGCGGCAGATCGCCCAACTCAAGCAGGAGCTCCAGGAGATGAGTGAGAAACTCAAAGTCCTGCAGGACAGAAAGGAAGGTCCTGGGGTCCAGGGGCTGGTTGAAACCAAGGACCAGGAGCCTGGGGATCTTCTCGAATTCCTCCACTCCCAGATCGACAAAGCCGAGGTGAACACGGGAGCACGGCTGCCCAGCGAGTACGCCCTGGTCCCCTTCGAGAGCTTCACCTCTAGTAAGGTGTATCAGCTGGAGATGGGGCTGACCAGGCACCCAGAGGAGAAGCCTGTGCGGAAGGACCGCAGGGATGAGCTGGTGGAGGTCATTGAGGCAGCCCTGGACGTCATAAACAACCCAGACGAGGAGGATGGCCAGGAGGATGATGTGCCCATGCAGAGGCAGACCTACACCGAGAGCCACTTTACTGAGG GGCTGTACAGAACAGAACGGGACAAGGGCACACTCTACGAGCTCTTCTTTGCAAAAGAGGACTCTGACAACTTCCGCCATGTCACTCTTTTCCGTCCTTTTGGTCCTTTAATGAAAGTCAGAAGCACGTCCGTAGAAACAACTGGAGTCATCATCAATATCATTGTGCCGTTGGCAGGCAGAACAGAGGCATTCTCACAGTTCCTACACAACTTCAG ggaAGTTTGCATAGAACACGATAGGCGAGTGCATCTTACGGTGGTCTACTTTGGACAAGAGGGCTTACAAGAGGTGAAGTCTTATTTGGAAAAAATGTCCAG GGAGGCAAGCTTTTCCAACTACACACTTATCCCAGTGGACGAGGAGTTTTCGAGAGGCAGGGGTCTGGACATCGGTGCCCATACCTGGAAGAAGGGTGACGTATTGATGTTCTTCTGTGATGTGGATATCTACTTCACACTGGACTATCTCAACACCTGCCGTCTTCACACCGCTCCAA ACAAGAGAGTCTTTTATCCGGTGGTTTTTAGTTTGTATAATCCTGCCATAGTCTATGGAAATCTGGAGCTGGCTCCCCCCATTGAAAGTCAACTT ATTCACAAGAAAGATGCTGGATTCTGGAGAGATTTTGGCTTTGGAATGACATGTCAGTACCGCTCAGACTTCCTCAATATAG GAGGTTTTGACCTGGAAGTGAAAGGTTGGGGTGTGGAAGATGTCCACTTGTACAGGAAGTACCTGCGGAGCGACCTGATTGTGACGCGTACGCCGGTATCCGGCCTCTTCCACCTGTGGCACGAGAAGCAGTGTGCAGACgagctgactccagaacagtaTCGCATGTGCATCCAGTCCAAAGCCATGAACGAGGCGTCCCATTCCCACCTGGGCATGCTGGTGTTCCGCGAGGAGATCGAGAATCACCTCCGCAAGCAGGCCTACAAGACCCAGAGCAATACTGAAAACTGA